One part of the Candidatus Hydrogenedentota bacterium genome encodes these proteins:
- the fliN gene encoding flagellar motor switch protein FliN: MNEIAARIAGEALLKGAFEVFDAMLSTAFDHRIDDPVPLSEESAAALLTEFGVTMQAQIQNELGAIALLFTVNDAAQFAAMIQETEFTGASVLSEEDRAVLQEIADPALSGGVASLLQRIGAPVEPVDDAAVNERGPDGAPALAALLETGACAARFHFSDPSGIAGEGAILFSAPLIDRVPDDMLVSPTARESEFSAEAELSPEEMSDILSGFGAAATDSTIPSEPAYHGNLDMVLDIGLVATARLGHVEMPIGEILNLGPGSIIEVGHLVDEPVDLLVNGKLIARGDVVVVDEKFGLRITEIVSTRARIESLR, translated from the coding sequence ATGAATGAAATCGCTGCACGAATCGCCGGTGAGGCGCTGCTCAAGGGAGCCTTCGAGGTCTTTGACGCGATGCTCAGCACGGCCTTCGATCACCGGATCGACGATCCCGTCCCCCTCTCGGAGGAATCCGCCGCCGCGCTGCTTACGGAGTTCGGCGTCACCATGCAGGCACAGATCCAGAACGAGCTCGGGGCCATCGCCCTCCTCTTCACCGTAAACGACGCCGCACAGTTCGCCGCCATGATACAGGAGACCGAGTTCACGGGCGCATCCGTTCTCAGCGAAGAGGACCGCGCCGTGCTCCAGGAAATCGCCGACCCCGCCCTCAGCGGCGGCGTCGCGAGCCTCCTCCAGCGTATCGGCGCGCCCGTCGAACCCGTCGACGACGCAGCCGTAAACGAACGCGGCCCGGACGGCGCGCCCGCCCTCGCCGCGTTGCTGGAAACCGGCGCCTGCGCCGCCCGCTTCCACTTCAGCGACCCGTCGGGCATCGCGGGCGAAGGGGCCATCCTCTTCAGCGCGCCCCTGATCGATCGCGTGCCGGATGACATGCTCGTTTCGCCGACCGCGCGCGAGAGCGAATTCTCGGCGGAAGCGGAGTTGAGCCCCGAGGAAATGAGCGATATCCTGAGCGGATTCGGGGCCGCCGCCACCGATTCCACTATCCCCAGCGAGCCCGCCTACCACGGCAACCTGGACATGGTGCTCGATATCGGACTTGTGGCCACCGCGCGCCTGGGGCATGTCGAAATGCCCATCGGCGAAATCCTCAACCTGGGGCCCGGCTCGATCATAGAAGTCGGCCACCTCGTGGACGAGCCGGTGGACCTGCTGGTGAACGGAAAACTCATCGCCCGGGGCGATGTCGTCGTGGTGGATGAAAAATTCGGGCTGCGCATCACCGAAATCGTCAGTACCCGCGCGCGGATCGAGAGCCTGCGTTGA
- the fliM gene encoding flagellar motor switch protein FliM gives MADILSQDEVDLLLGAVSEGDIGEAEEEAQPDLHLSVYDFRRPERVSKEQLKGLQSLFEAFSREISIIFPPFLRTVVRVDLTSIDQLTYDEFILSVARPTALSIIDMSPLEGTAVIEMSPSMVFPIVDRVLGGKGLTLPEPRELTEIENRIIQRIVMMILDSLRRSWEQLIEFRLSVLQQESDPLIVQIVAGSEMVILVGYEVHIGETVGTMNFCIPLVVLNPILDQISQQVHYSRRQSDEMTAITQKAILRTLLRSKVSVEAILGRARMSVQDVASLSVGDVIQLDTSPRRPLVVELGGRPKFLAQPGRRRETTALQVLDFYQE, from the coding sequence ATGGCCGATATTCTCAGCCAGGATGAAGTCGATCTCCTCCTGGGCGCCGTGTCCGAGGGGGACATCGGCGAGGCCGAGGAAGAGGCGCAACCGGATCTTCATCTCAGTGTTTACGATTTCCGCCGCCCGGAGCGCGTCTCCAAGGAACAGCTCAAGGGCCTGCAGAGCCTTTTCGAGGCCTTTTCCCGCGAAATCAGCATCATCTTCCCCCCCTTTCTCCGCACCGTCGTGCGCGTCGATCTGACCTCCATCGACCAGCTCACCTACGACGAGTTCATCCTCTCGGTGGCGCGGCCCACGGCCCTCTCGATTATCGACATGTCCCCCCTGGAGGGCACCGCGGTCATCGAAATGAGCCCCTCCATGGTCTTTCCCATCGTCGACCGCGTCCTCGGCGGCAAGGGCCTCACCCTCCCCGAGCCGCGGGAGCTTACCGAAATCGAGAACCGTATCATCCAGCGCATCGTGATGATGATCCTCGACAGCCTGCGCCGCTCGTGGGAACAGCTGATAGAGTTTCGCCTGAGCGTCCTTCAGCAGGAGAGCGACCCGCTGATTGTTCAGATCGTCGCCGGGAGCGAAATGGTGATTCTGGTCGGCTATGAGGTGCACATCGGCGAAACCGTCGGCACCATGAACTTCTGCATTCCGCTCGTAGTCCTCAACCCGATTCTCGACCAGATCTCGCAGCAGGTGCACTACTCGCGCCGGCAGAGCGACGAAATGACCGCGATCACGCAGAAGGCCATCTTGCGCACCCTCTTGCGAAGCAAGGTTTCCGTCGAGGCCATTCTCGGGCGCGCGCGCATGTCCGTTCAGGACGTCGCCAGCCTGAGCGTGGGCGACGTTATCCAGCTCGACACGTCGCCGCGCCGGCCGCTCGTGGTTGAGCTGGGGGGCCGCCCGAAGTTTCTCGCGCAGCCCGGGCGGCGGCGCGAAACGACGGCGCTGCAGGTACTGGACTTCTACCAGGAGTAA
- a CDS encoding glycosyltransferase: MNAPADTPRISIVIPSLDGHRNGAVPRLLESIRRQTFTSHETLLITGVAPQGRAINQGAARARGDILVILDDDSLLADADVFARLVAALDADEQIGLAGASIVPHPDASPFQKRAARQFPRFHTPAVREITDSDLACHGCCAIPRRVFHEVGGEREDILRGLDPDLRARLRAAGYRVVLAPGATIHHPLPPNWRGLLRVFFRNGYGSAYAWKFQPDSVVETHESLHDRDFQPRTSLPYRLARFPLRLLWAFARFQFIRFGAYCGYAAGYAWGLLTARERPRE, from the coding sequence ATGAACGCGCCCGCCGACACCCCCCGCATTTCCATCGTCATCCCCTCGCTGGACGGCCATCGCAACGGCGCGGTTCCCAGACTCCTCGAAAGCATCCGGCGCCAGACCTTCACCAGCCATGAAACCCTCCTGATCACGGGCGTCGCCCCCCAGGGCCGCGCGATCAACCAGGGCGCCGCCCGGGCCCGAGGCGACATACTCGTGATCCTGGACGACGACAGCCTGCTGGCCGACGCCGATGTCTTCGCGCGCCTCGTGGCGGCCCTCGATGCGGACGAACAGATCGGCCTCGCCGGGGCCAGCATCGTGCCCCACCCGGACGCGAGCCCCTTCCAAAAGCGCGCGGCGCGCCAGTTTCCCCGATTCCACACGCCCGCCGTCCGCGAGATTACCGACAGCGATCTCGCCTGCCACGGCTGCTGCGCCATTCCCCGCCGGGTTTTCCACGAGGTCGGCGGCGAGCGGGAAGATATCCTCCGCGGCCTCGACCCCGACCTCCGCGCGCGCCTCCGCGCCGCCGGCTACCGCGTGGTGCTCGCGCCCGGCGCCACCATCCACCACCCCCTACCCCCCAACTGGCGCGGCCTGCTCCGCGTCTTCTTCCGAAATGGCTACGGCTCCGCATACGCCTGGAAGTTCCAGCCGGACAGCGTCGTGGAGACCCATGAATCCCTCCACGACCGGGACTTCCAGCCGCGCACGTCCCTTCCCTACCGGCTCGCCCGCTTTCCCCTGCGGCTCCTGTGGGCGTTCGCGCGCTTTCAGTTCATCCGCTTCGGCGCCTATTGCGGCTATGCGGCCGGCTACGCCTGGGGGCTCCTCACCGCGCGGGAGCGACCGCGTGAGTAG
- a CDS encoding FliA/WhiG family RNA polymerase sigma factor, whose product MTDTEEKDLWRRFKESADSAARDALILHHMRIVKFIAGRMAIHVPSNVEMDDLVGWGCMGLMDAVEKYDHTQDIKFSTYASIRIRGAIIDQIRSLDWAPRSLRTMARKVGAAREKLRHAEGREPSLDAIAGEIGATAEQVEDTVAQLQTAQILSLDDYLPSEDSAETRKLELIGNPAAPHPASAAEHQERKERLVRAILDLPDQQQKVLNLYYYEELTLKEIGAVLDVSESRICQIHSAAMKRLRKAVNEDD is encoded by the coding sequence TTGACAGATACCGAAGAAAAAGATCTCTGGCGCCGCTTCAAGGAATCGGCCGACTCCGCCGCCCGCGACGCCCTGATCCTGCACCACATGCGGATCGTCAAATTCATCGCCGGGCGCATGGCGATCCATGTGCCCAGCAACGTCGAAATGGACGACCTCGTGGGCTGGGGATGCATGGGCCTGATGGACGCCGTCGAGAAATATGACCACACGCAGGACATCAAGTTCTCGACCTACGCCTCCATTCGCATTCGCGGGGCCATCATCGACCAGATCCGATCGCTGGACTGGGCCCCGCGCTCGCTCCGCACCATGGCCCGAAAAGTCGGGGCCGCACGCGAAAAACTCCGCCACGCCGAGGGCCGCGAACCCAGCCTCGACGCGATCGCCGGCGAAATCGGGGCCACCGCCGAGCAAGTGGAAGACACCGTCGCCCAGCTCCAGACCGCCCAGATTCTCTCGCTCGACGACTACCTGCCGTCCGAAGACAGCGCCGAAACGCGGAAGCTCGAACTCATCGGGAACCCCGCCGCGCCCCATCCCGCGAGCGCGGCCGAGCACCAGGAGCGCAAGGAGCGGCTGGTGCGCGCGATACTCGATCTTCCCGACCAGCAGCAAAAAGTGTTAAACTTGTACTATTATGAAGAACTTACGCTGAAGGAGATTGGCGCGGTGCTCGACGTTTCCGAGTCCCGCATCTGCCAGATCCACAGCGCGGCCATGAAGCGGCTCCGGAAGGCGGTTAACGAAGACGACTGA
- a CDS encoding YdeI/OmpD-associated family protein yields the protein MNQPNPKVDDYLDNGCGRCPLGGTPQCKVHQWTDELVRLRAILLECGLAEERKWGAPCYTWENNNVAMLGALKESCTLGFFKGSLLDDPAGILEKPGENSRAMRVIRFRDVREIEARKSALKRVIGAAIEAEKAGLKVDLEKDGALPIPEELQEQFDQDPAFKAAFDALTPGRQRGYLLHFVAPKQSKTRASRIEKCMPQIFEGIGLHDHYKQRAR from the coding sequence ATGAACCAACCCAATCCCAAGGTGGACGACTACCTCGACAACGGCTGCGGGCGCTGTCCCCTCGGCGGCACGCCCCAGTGCAAAGTCCACCAATGGACCGACGAACTGGTCCGCCTGCGCGCCATTCTGCTCGAATGCGGCCTGGCCGAGGAGCGCAAGTGGGGCGCCCCCTGCTACACCTGGGAAAACAACAACGTCGCCATGCTCGGCGCGCTCAAGGAGTCCTGCACGCTGGGCTTCTTCAAGGGCTCCCTCCTGGACGACCCCGCCGGAATCCTTGAAAAACCCGGCGAGAACTCCCGCGCCATGCGCGTCATACGCTTCCGCGACGTCCGTGAAATTGAGGCGAGGAAATCGGCCCTGAAACGCGTCATCGGCGCGGCGATTGAGGCCGAGAAGGCCGGGCTCAAGGTGGATCTGGAAAAGGACGGCGCGCTCCCGATACCCGAAGAGCTCCAGGAACAATTCGACCAGGACCCCGCCTTCAAGGCCGCCTTCGACGCGCTCACGCCCGGCCGCCAGCGCGGCTACCTCCTCCATTTCGTCGCGCCAAAACAATCCAAAACCCGCGCCTCGCGAATCGAGAAGTGCATGCCCCAGATCTTCGAGGGCATCGGCCTGCACGACCACTACAAGCAGCGCGCGCGGTAG
- a CDS encoding polysaccharide deacetylase family protein yields the protein MSSARAAKTRLKRAARAAAAALGPSFPGAPAAARILTYHSIGYRAHEMNVTPEAFADQMAWLASHTNVIPLAEAATGGGGVALTFDDGYQDNFIHALPILERYGFPATIFVVSGCLGAALPGDLDSQTGRILSPEEIQTLRQRGIAIGGHTRTHPRLSALSPGAQSAEIGGCKADLEAVLGETIDAFAYPYGSALDYDASSRETAIRAGFSVICSNRYGPVYPEDAPLDLRRIWIDSTDTLASFEAKVSGRLDLLRIQDSAWGIRARRLLNTVLAATARK from the coding sequence GTGAGTAGCGCGCGAGCCGCCAAAACCCGGCTCAAGCGCGCCGCGCGCGCCGCCGCCGCCGCCCTGGGGCCTTCTTTCCCCGGCGCCCCGGCGGCCGCACGCATTCTCACGTACCACAGCATCGGGTACCGCGCCCACGAAATGAACGTAACCCCGGAAGCCTTCGCCGATCAGATGGCCTGGCTCGCGAGCCACACCAATGTCATCCCCCTGGCGGAAGCCGCAACCGGCGGCGGGGGCGTCGCGCTCACCTTCGACGACGGCTATCAGGACAATTTCATCCACGCGCTCCCCATCTTGGAGCGATACGGTTTTCCCGCGACCATCTTCGTCGTGTCCGGATGCCTGGGCGCCGCGCTGCCGGGCGATCTGGATTCGCAAACCGGCCGAATTCTCTCGCCCGAAGAGATCCAGACCCTGCGCCAGCGCGGGATCGCAATCGGTGGCCATACGCGGACCCACCCCCGGCTTTCCGCATTGTCGCCCGGGGCCCAGTCCGCCGAAATCGGCGGTTGCAAGGCCGATCTTGAAGCCGTGCTCGGCGAGACCATCGATGCCTTCGCCTATCCCTACGGATCCGCGCTGGATTACGACGCCAGCTCCCGCGAAACGGCTATTCGCGCCGGGTTCTCGGTGATCTGCTCCAACCGCTACGGCCCCGTTTACCCCGAAGACGCCCCCTTGGACCTCCGGCGAATCTGGATCGATTCGACCGATACCCTCGCCTCGTTTGAAGCCAAGGTGAGCGGACGCCTGGACCTCCTGCGAATCCAGGACAGCGCCTGGGGCATTCGCGCGCGCCGCCTGCTCAACACCGTCCTGGCGGCAACCGCCCGAAAATAA
- a CDS encoding nucleotidyltransferase family protein — protein MVANLQIDEASIAEFCQRHHLRRLAFFGSVLRDDFTENSDVDVLVEYAPEHVPGFIALAGMEEELSAILGRKADIRSAADLSHYFRDEVLREAQVQYVA, from the coding sequence ATGGTAGCGAATTTGCAGATCGATGAGGCATCCATAGCCGAATTCTGCCAGCGGCATCACCTCCGGCGTCTGGCTTTTTTCGGATCTGTCCTTCGAGACGATTTCACGGAGAACAGTGATGTGGATGTGCTGGTGGAATACGCTCCAGAGCACGTACCCGGGTTCATCGCCCTTGCGGGGATGGAGGAGGAATTGTCTGCGATTCTGGGGCGCAAGGCGGATATACGCTCAGCGGCTGACCTGAGCCATTACTTCCGCGACGAAGTGCTTCGCGAAGCACAGGTACAATATGTCGCGTAG
- a CDS encoding HIRAN domain-containing protein: protein MTRHTEEFDELVVVHQDPQSRRWFPVGRLSFDGELYHFQYTRGAVEAHAAGAFLPFGVMKDLEADYRSRKLFPLFQNRVMPRSRPEYADYTRWLLGAPGELTPLEELGRSGAARATDNIQLYPVPRPVDGYYRMSFFAHGVRHLPQAAQAVIGEQAAGTRLFLMRDIQNARDPDGLALRTESPIALVGYCPRFLCTDFMKIVREDQEAIVVLAQVNSDAPLQFRFRCELSAHWPEGFRPFDTEAFQMVTAAVAAT, encoded by the coding sequence ATGACACGACACACCGAAGAGTTTGATGAATTGGTGGTCGTACATCAGGACCCGCAATCCCGCCGCTGGTTCCCGGTTGGCCGGTTGTCGTTTGATGGCGAACTGTATCATTTTCAGTACACTCGGGGAGCCGTCGAAGCCCACGCAGCAGGCGCATTTCTTCCATTCGGCGTGATGAAAGACCTGGAGGCTGACTACCGCTCGCGCAAGCTTTTTCCACTCTTCCAGAACCGCGTCATGCCCCGGTCGCGCCCGGAATACGCCGATTACACGCGCTGGCTGCTTGGCGCACCCGGTGAACTGACGCCCCTGGAGGAGCTGGGCCGCTCCGGGGCGGCGCGCGCGACGGACAACATCCAGTTGTACCCGGTGCCGAGGCCGGTGGACGGTTACTACCGCATGTCATTCTTCGCGCATGGGGTTCGGCACTTGCCGCAAGCGGCGCAGGCCGTTATCGGCGAACAGGCGGCGGGTACGCGGCTGTTCCTGATGCGGGACATCCAGAACGCCCGGGATCCCGACGGCCTGGCGTTGCGTACGGAAAGCCCCATTGCCCTGGTTGGCTACTGCCCGCGCTTTCTCTGCACGGATTTCATGAAGATCGTGCGCGAAGACCAGGAAGCCATCGTCGTACTCGCGCAGGTTAACTCGGATGCGCCGCTGCAGTTCCGATTTCGTTGCGAATTATCGGCGCATTGGCCTGAAGGGTTCCGCCCGTTTGACACGGAGGCTTTCCAGATGGTGACTGCGGCGGTGGCAGCCACGTAG
- a CDS encoding ThuA domain-containing protein: MPIVQRILLSLALPVLLALTARAEYPSHVTYEGSGGVGEGKHIVYIASDHEYRSEEALPALARIMARHYGFRCTVIFGTNPEDGTILPGSSHLEGLEILKEADLMVIFMRFISMPDEEMQHFADYVDRGGPIVALRTSTHAFKIEPDRKFYPYDYRYPGEEFHMGFGRQVLGETWVTHYGKNHEQSSIIGIQPDNSEHPILRGVTDMHTQAGGYTANPLAPATIIARGIILNGMEKDAPVDSTKTLMPVAWTRDYESKSGKSARVFTTTQGASQDIVSDGFRRMLVNAQLWAAGLEDAITPDGEIGFVGPYNPTKFSFTSFRRGVRPADIAGWDTPIWNADAPLE; encoded by the coding sequence ATGCCCATCGTCCAACGCATTCTCCTCTCCCTCGCCCTACCAGTGCTGCTCGCCCTCACGGCCCGCGCCGAATACCCATCCCATGTGACTTACGAAGGTTCAGGCGGCGTCGGCGAGGGGAAGCACATTGTCTATATCGCCTCGGACCACGAATACCGAAGCGAGGAGGCGCTTCCCGCGCTGGCGCGGATCATGGCCCGGCACTACGGCTTCCGGTGCACGGTGATCTTCGGGACGAACCCGGAGGATGGGACCATCCTGCCGGGGAGCAGCCACCTGGAAGGGCTGGAGATCCTGAAGGAGGCGGACCTGATGGTCATCTTCATGCGCTTCATCAGTATGCCGGACGAGGAGATGCAGCATTTCGCCGATTACGTCGATCGCGGCGGCCCCATCGTCGCGCTGCGGACGTCGACGCACGCGTTCAAGATCGAGCCGGACCGAAAGTTTTACCCCTACGACTACCGCTACCCGGGCGAGGAGTTCCACATGGGCTTCGGACGGCAGGTGCTGGGCGAGACGTGGGTCACGCACTACGGCAAGAACCACGAGCAGAGCTCCATCATCGGCATCCAGCCCGACAACAGCGAGCACCCCATCCTGCGCGGCGTCACCGACATGCACACCCAGGCCGGCGGCTACACCGCCAACCCTCTTGCCCCCGCCACCATCATCGCGCGCGGCATCATACTCAACGGCATGGAAAAGGACGCGCCGGTCGACAGCACGAAGACGCTCATGCCGGTGGCGTGGACCCGCGACTACGAAAGCAAGTCCGGCAAGTCCGCACGCGTCTTCACCACCACCCAGGGCGCCTCGCAGGACATCGTGAGCGACGGGTTCCGGCGGATGCTCGTCAACGCGCAGCTCTGGGCCGCGGGCCTGGAAGACGCGATCACGCCCGACGGCGAAATCGGGTTCGTGGGGCCGTACAACCCGACGAAGTTCAGCTTCACCAGCTTCCGGCGGGGCGTCCGGCCGGCGGACATCGCGGGATGGGACACGCCGATTTGGAACGCGGATGCGCCGCTGGAGTGA
- a CDS encoding RecQ family ATP-dependent DNA helicase encodes MSNLHQHLQQHFGFEAFLDGQEPAIARLLDGKSVLAIFPTGGGKSMCYQLPALLLDGLTLVISPLIALMKDQLDFLNRHGVPAARLDSTLTREENLKLFDDLNSGALKLLYIAPERLGNERFLKSIARRNIALLAIDEAHCISEWGHNFRPDYLKIARLAKELRVERVLALTATATPAVADDVRAAFDIAKEDEVHTGFYRPNLKLSVVPCTARERDASLLERIQRRPPGPAIVYVTLQKTAEAVAEFLARHGLDATAYHAGLKPEDRTAIQDRFMASENSIIVATIAFGMGVDKSNIRYVYHYNLPKSLESYSQEIGRAGRDGRTSVCEMLACPADATVLDNFSYGDTPEPDAVAGLARHLCGAGESFDISEYDLSHEFDARPLVVRTLITYLELDGLIASTGPFYTEYKFQPQRPSAEIFAQVSGERSEFLKKIFRFAKKGPKWFTLDIARVAETIGEPRDRIVAALTFLEERGDLIVQVAGLRQGYRRLREPDDLEALIESLNQRFQQREGNDIARTRQVLDYAAGAGCLTRRLLAHFGEERGDCGHCDRCKGVPRDPLPDLPAAQFNGEDEARVRALLAQRRDALASPRQVARFLCGISSPRATRAKLHKDTLFGVYEHAPFRDVLDFVEGLGG; translated from the coding sequence ATGTCCAATCTCCACCAGCACCTCCAGCAACATTTCGGCTTCGAGGCCTTCCTCGACGGCCAGGAACCGGCCATCGCACGCCTGCTCGACGGTAAGTCCGTCCTCGCCATCTTCCCCACCGGCGGCGGCAAGAGCATGTGCTATCAGCTCCCCGCGCTCCTGCTCGACGGCCTCACGCTCGTCATCTCGCCCCTCATCGCCCTCATGAAGGACCAGCTCGACTTTCTCAACCGCCACGGCGTGCCCGCCGCGCGCCTGGATTCCACCCTGACCCGCGAGGAAAACCTCAAGCTCTTCGACGATCTGAATTCCGGCGCGCTGAAGCTCCTGTACATCGCCCCCGAGCGCCTCGGCAACGAGCGCTTCCTCAAATCCATCGCCCGCCGCAATATCGCGCTCCTCGCCATCGACGAGGCCCACTGCATTTCGGAATGGGGCCACAATTTCCGCCCGGACTACCTCAAGATTGCGCGCCTCGCAAAGGAGTTGCGGGTCGAGCGTGTCCTGGCGCTCACCGCCACCGCCACACCCGCCGTCGCGGACGACGTGCGGGCCGCTTTCGATATCGCGAAGGAGGACGAAGTACACACCGGCTTCTACCGGCCCAACCTGAAGCTCAGCGTGGTCCCGTGCACCGCCCGCGAGCGGGACGCGTCCCTGCTGGAGCGGATTCAGCGGCGTCCCCCCGGCCCCGCCATCGTCTACGTCACGCTCCAGAAGACCGCCGAGGCCGTCGCGGAATTCCTCGCGCGCCACGGGCTCGACGCGACCGCCTACCACGCCGGCCTGAAGCCCGAGGACCGCACGGCTATCCAGGACCGCTTCATGGCCTCGGAGAACAGCATTATCGTGGCCACCATCGCCTTCGGCATGGGCGTGGACAAGTCCAATATCCGCTACGTGTACCACTACAACCTCCCCAAGAGCCTCGAAAGTTACAGCCAGGAGATCGGCCGCGCCGGGCGCGACGGGCGCACGTCGGTCTGCGAAATGCTGGCCTGCCCCGCCGACGCCACCGTGCTGGACAACTTCTCCTACGGCGACACCCCGGAGCCCGACGCCGTGGCGGGTCTCGCGCGGCATTTGTGCGGCGCGGGCGAATCCTTCGACATCTCCGAGTACGACCTGTCCCACGAGTTCGACGCGCGCCCGCTCGTCGTGCGCACCCTCATCACCTACCTTGAGCTCGATGGCCTCATCGCGTCCACGGGTCCCTTCTACACGGAGTACAAGTTCCAGCCGCAGCGCCCATCCGCGGAGATCTTCGCGCAGGTCAGCGGCGAACGCTCGGAATTCCTCAAAAAGATCTTCCGCTTCGCGAAGAAGGGCCCGAAATGGTTCACGCTCGACATCGCCCGCGTCGCCGAGACCATTGGCGAGCCGCGCGACCGTATCGTTGCCGCGCTCACCTTCCTGGAAGAGCGGGGCGACCTCATCGTGCAGGTGGCGGGACTGCGCCAGGGCTACCGCAGGTTACGCGAGCCCGACGATCTGGAGGCACTCATCGAATCCCTCAACCAGCGCTTCCAGCAGCGCGAGGGGAACGATATCGCGCGGACGCGCCAGGTGCTCGACTACGCGGCAGGCGCCGGTTGTCTCACGCGCCGCCTGCTCGCCCACTTCGGCGAGGAGCGCGGCGACTGCGGCCACTGCGACCGGTGCAAAGGCGTCCCCCGCGATCCCCTGCCCGATCTGCCCGCCGCGCAATTCAATGGGGAGGACGAGGCCCGTGTGCGCGCGCTCCTGGCGCAGCGGCGCGATGCCCTGGCCAGCCCGAGGCAGGTCGCCCGCTTCCTCTGCGGCATCAGCTCCCCCCGGGCCACCCGCGCGAAGCTGCACAAGGACACCCTCTTCGGCGTCTACGAGCACGCGCCGTTTCGGGACGTGCTCGATTTCGTGGAGGGGCTCGGGGGCTGA